The following DNA comes from Excalfactoria chinensis isolate bCotChi1 chromosome 5, bCotChi1.hap2, whole genome shotgun sequence.
attacttggaaaaaaaatccattctgGGAACCTGGAGCCAACTTCATGGTTGTTGTGGTCAGAAGTAGAAGATGTCTATCCTACTTGTCAGAGTTTCTTGCTCTTCAAGAATCGCTGCCACTTGTATATGTACAACAGAGATGAAAAATTCAGGATGTATCTCCCAAAATCGTTAAATGAGCAACAGTTACAATGTCTACCACAATTACTTATTGACAACTCATCCCCATCTTCAGAGTACAGTGGTTTTGGTCAGTACTTTGTCTGGTGTGATTAGGAGAACAGTCTTGGTCTGCATACTTTATTTAGATTGCAGATGAGGTCAATGTATCTATTTGTATGATTGCATTTTCTGACTAATTTAGATTTGGAAAGAAGTGATGTGATCATGGAACAGAAATTCCTCCTTTAGGGAATAATCCAGTGActtaaatttcaaaataatttttcctcaGGTCTACTGTGTATGCATCTCAGAAATACTTTGATTTCTCATTGAACCACTTCAAGATAATTCCAATAATATCTAAGCCTTGAATGAACCTCCTAAAGCCAGACAGACTTCAGAAATTAGGAATCATAGGGCATGTAGcattacaggaaataaaaaacaaccccacaaaaCTCTTGGACCATCAATTGCTCTTTGAATTGTTCACTAAATACTGTACATATATCCTGGAAGTCAAAAGAGTAGGTCAGCTGTAGTCCTCAATCTCTAGAGCAAATGTCAGCTGAGTAATATCTGAAGATACTGAGTAGGTGTACTGTTGAGCCTCTCCTCTTCAAGTACCTCATTAACTCAAATGTCTTgcttttaaagatatttttagaaGGGCTGCCTACTCAGTGACATTCTGTTGGCAAACAGAAGCCAACTTCACATTCCTCTCACTTATTACTCACAAGCCTTTGTCTTTTCCTGATGATTTAGTATAAAGAGATGATTGCTTACTGTGAAGATTCCTCTAAAttccagcaaagcaaaacacctATCTGCTAGcctgaaaaatattcagaactAGTGTTTAAAATGCTGTAACAACATGCATCATTCAGTTTGCATGTAGACAGGTAGATCaatgtttgtttatatttgGGAGGTtgaataaaatcagaaagataACAGTGTATCAGCCCAAAGCCATCAAACTGCCACAAAATTTAAGCATGTTGTAATTCTGCAGTTAGTGCTATAGGGTTTCTTCATGAGAGGCATGtgtaaaatgaatttatatCTGAGTAAAAGATGATGCTGTAAACATCTGCTAAAACAACTTACATTATTCATATAATATAAATATGCTTACAAGAACTTTCTTATAGCAACAGCCTAATACAGGATATTGATCTGCATTATTTCATTTGTCATAGCTGTCATGTCATAAGCAATTTGATTAACATGCTTTGATTTCAGGGACATTTTGAAAATCtattaacattttaaacttTCTAGTCCAAATCAGCATATAACTTCACTGTTtgcaaaacagcttttgaataGAACTTACAGCGTCCTTTGAGATACAGAATTGATTGTGGGCCCCAGTTTCTCACTATGGCTTTACCCTGTAAGTTATAGAAAGAAACTGGCTGTTATTTCACCAGAAACAAACCCTCTTACAcagtaaagatatttttaactCTGTTTACCTTTGGAGCACACCCGATTTCAACTATAAGAAAAACCATGAAGATGacagaagcaaaaagcacaacagctttagttttctgaaagaaaacaaaagcaacattagctattcttgtttgtttgtttcctgatgcagtaagcaaaatgaaacagtgaaTATTATAAACATCTGCTTGCATGCACTCTAAACTTCTTACCATTCTACCACGACTTCTGTCAGTCTCTTCTATCATCCAAATACGGTCAAAGATCTGCTTTGCTAGTTTTTCACGTATGAAGATCTCAAGTAGCTGACAATGATAAAATGTATAAATCTCAGTTCAGTTGGTCATGGTCCTTTACAGCTGCCAGTCCTAAAGGCAATAATGTATGCATGCAGATTTGCTGGGAGAATTAGGTATAACGTATTTACCACCTTTTGTGATTAAAGCTAGAAATTATGTCAGGCTCTTTTATACTGGAGTAGTTAATGACAGTTGGCCCCAGGAGATCTGGGAACAACCTGtacctaaaagaaaaacaacaacaacaaaaaaaccaaccacaagTTGACTAAATGTCAAGCATTCTTAGTAGGCGGTGCACACATGAAATCGCAATATTCAGTCCTGTTTTCTACTACAGCAAACAACCAACTGAAGTACTTTTCTCTGTTTACTGACTCTGCTTCCTGTGTGTTTATCTGtcactttcttcttgttttcattttttttaatgttatgtgATATCATAGAATTCatgtatttataatttttttattattattattttcatgatgTTCTCATTAGATCacaaatttattatttttactttcttatttatgttttttattgCTCCCTAGCTCATTACACAGGAATACGTCTTCACTTTTTTGGTGTTCCTCTTTCAGGCCTTTAATCATTGGATCGCAAAAGCAATGCCTGTATACATTTATGTGATTACATTAACTGTAGTATTCAGAAGGaaagtgatttctttttctttctgtgtaaagtttttttctgtttaaaatgatGAGATGCTGTGGGGGAAATGCAAGCCGCTGCTTGAACCAGTggctgagcacctggtggaaagGTAGGGGCAAgtcaggggagctcagctgcatgtaATGCAATGCGCCTATGTGACCAGAAGGGGAGAGCCAGTATCCACTTGTTGGTGTGCCTTGAAACAGTTTCCAGAATGAGCTGTTTCCAAGGTGGAAAGTGAGGcttctttgccttttgtttccCTTGTCTTCTTTCTTGCCCTCCTGAAAATAGGAATGACATCTACTTTTCTCCAGTCTTTGGGCACTTCTAGTGGTCACAATCAATCAAGGATTATTGAGAGTGTCATTTCAGTGATATCTGCCATCCCCTGGGGGTACGTTACATCAGGGCCCGTGCACTGTCCAGTTTGATCAAGTATTCCCTGACCTGATCCATTTCCACCCAGGGTACATCTTCCTTGCTCCAGTCTTTCCCCGTGCTCTTCTTGGGGAGGTCTGGATTCTTGAATGCCAGTCTTGCTAGTAAAGATTGAGGCAAAGAAGACAGGTAGCTGTTTCCTTGCCCTGTGTATCCactcacttttaaaatatatatctatatatataactatataaaATAGAGttgcttcattttgctttgctttcatatttcaggcaaaaaatgtactgaaatttGGAGACCATCACTGCAGGGCACTTCAAGTCTAATTGTTCACATTCTACACCTTTTTGTGATGTGAATGTGATATAAATTTTGGAAatataaaagaggaaaaatcatGTCCCCAAGTGAAAACTTTGGAGCATTTTAACTAACTATAATTATTTAGAGTTCCAGGAGCTGGATTATTGGAGGCAAGAAACATAATTGTGACTGCAGAGCAGttctttgtttattaaaaacaacaacaacaacaaaaaactgaggGTGATATTTCATAAACCAGTCCTTGAAGGGATGAAGTCTGGCATATGTCTTTCCTATGCTATGGGTGATAGAAAAATAGAGTTGCAGGTGGCTTTTTGTACGCTGCTGCTTCTTATGGGAGAGACATTATGTCAGCTTGGGAGCAGATGTTACTTGTGTTCTCCAGAAACACTGGAGAGTATTTTGCATAAATTTACTGTGAGTTGGGTCATTAAAACTAGAGACAATTCACAGCTATGGAGATTAACTCTCTATTAACCCAAGCAGCTTTCTTAAATCAGGAAGATATTTACACTATCTGTATTCTGCTTTGCTATATGTTGGATCAAAACAAGGCAAAATCAACTTTCCTGTCCATTCTGGCCAGACTCAGACTCCACATACATTAGCAAGATTTTCACTGGTATCAGCTCTGATAAGGCCTCCAGTTTGCAATCTGTATTGGTTGCGCTGGCTGTCATGGTTTTCCTTGAAGGCTTGTCTTTTGGAATCATCACATTGGCTAAATTATTCAATAGCTGGTTTTATAGTAGACTTTTGATGTTCATGGCTGTGGAGAAGATAATAAtttaatatgttttctttacatGAAGGATCTGGACTACCTCACCAAGtctatttctttttagtttgctttcttGTTAGCGTAATTCATATTTGCAGTGGCTGGAACAATACCTGTGATTAGAGTTGGCAATAAACCATTTTATTTGATCTCTAGGCTGACATATCCTGAAAATAGTGTAGTTTATGATTCCTTCTGCCTTAACTATCTCTCCATGACTGTTTAGCAATGGACTACACTTTTCTTTGCCCTTCTGTGTAAATACAGGAATGCTTTCTCTGCTTGCGTTTTGTCTTCTTCACTAGTTGTGAAACTCTTTTTCACTACAGCCACCTCAATAATCATATTTGCATGCAGGACAAATATCAGTGTGCACATATACACATGCCTGCCTGCCCAAGATTTGAGGCACTAAAGTTTTATGAATATCTTTCCCTTGTTTGTGCTAATTTGCTCCTGAGGGTTTACTACAATGCCTGTTACTGTTTACTTGAAACATAATGCCATTTATGCCATATGTAGTATTAAAAAATAGCTCCACTCATGAGATAGCAGAGGGATGTCCAGTAACATTATTCTGCTTGGGCTTACTCCTCCTTTCATTAAGAATGATCTCTGTGATTGCGCTTACCTTTACTATGTTCTAACTGGCCTCTCCAGCTGTACAAATCTAAACCACCTGCTGCCATATTCTTTCCCCTTTCGAATTTAAAGATGTCCCCATTGTACTCTAGCTGTTTGATAGACTGTCATGCTGTTTTCCTGTGTCTGACCAGGCAAAGGCCTCACTGCTGTAGTGTTTAGTTCTTGAAATGCTTCAGTGAGGTACTGCAGAAAGACTCCTCTCCTTCACCAAGTGTCTTTAGCAGGTGTCCCTCCATATTGCAGGTCCCTTTATCTTCCTGTGCAAGCTCTAAACAAGTTTCCTGCTCACTTCTTCCTGAGTTTCAGGAGGGGATAGGTGCACTGTTGTTATAGactcctcttttttctttttttctttgtttcatttcctgtCTTTTCCAAAACAACAATTTGACCAAGAAAGCTTCCATAATGTCATTTCAGTCATTGCTTTGATCATTTCTTAATAATATAATCTTATTCACATCCACACATTAATGCTAGCTGAACTTGGAAGGCTTTTCTCTTATAGCCGGTCATAAATCACTTTCTACCTTACTCagtttattcttctttcttagtACTGAATTGACTGGATTTTTATTATCTCTATGGAAAATACAAAAGTTACATCAGCTGAGTTATGATAAAGAAAGGTGTAAATTTCTAGATTGGTTTCTGTGAATTAGCTATTTCAGAACATCTGTATTGTGGTGACCATTCAGGACAATAAGCTCTCTAATGGCATTAATAATGTAACACAATATGAAATGTATTCACTGTGCAGAAGAAAGATGTGGTATTTGTCTATGATGAATATATTAGCATATAATATATGCTGATACAAGAGCTGAGGGCACCCATAGCCCCTTTAATCTCTGTCAGAAATGTCACATTTTGAATGAACTCCACAAAGTTATAGGCTACgtgaaaaatattaaatcaaaCTACCTTGAGTATACAGGGCCATAATGAGGAATAATAAGTAGGCAGTAATAAGTAGGCAGCTCTGCCCATTTGGATTCTGCATTCATCTACTTGTGGCGCTGATTTCTAGGGGGCTTATTCCTGAGCACACTGCAGGGCTATGCTGAAATTGTTGAACTGAGAATCACTAATTCACTTGTGAGGAGCAGATGTCCCtgaacagcatttcattttgcacaCTGTAGACAAAACTTTAGTACCACAGGGAGTCAAGATTTGTTCAGTGGTAGAGTCCAGAGTGCATCCCCCTCAACACCTCCTGGGAACTGGGCTGCTTTCAATACCTAATGGGAACATTTTACCTGGGAGGAGCTTTTCAGCTGAGGCTCTCATACATAGTCATTTGCTAAATCCACGTTGCAGTCATTGGAAAACATGCTTGACACTGACTTTGACACATGAAATGCATTTATCTCGCTTTATTCCAGACCTTCTTGCTCAGATATTATGAAATGTTgtccttttttgtgtgtgtgtgaaaactGCTTCTCTCTACCTTCTTGTCATCCTTAGCTCGCAGCTGCTTTCATATGAAAGTTCGCTCTACTACTGAGCTGTTGGAAAGCTTCTGCAACATGAAAAGTTTAACTGCCCTTTACCCTGAGAGTGTCCCCACATGACAGAAAAATTAATCCTTCTTATTATTGGTCTGATACTTTGCTATGTAGGGAAGTGCTTATGCAGACTGGATGCCAGCCATAGCAAAGGACTGACTTGATGGGCCATGTGGTTTGTGCTTTCTTCAGTCCTTGAAAGTAAATCCTTTAACCATACTGTACTAATTTGCATGCTTATTTCCCAGTACTAATGTCTACTGTGTATTGACCTGTCTGAAAGCAGCTTATTCATTCTACAGCTGGCCCCGGTGAGAACTGACAAATCAGTCTGGTGTTCAAACTCCAGTGCTGGACACTGCATGTAATCTATTTTCCCCCTGTTCAGCTGTATAGAAGTCACTGCATTCTTGACTCTTTTAAAGGAAGGGGTAgggatttattttaatacttaacGTTCTTGATTTTAATCAGTCTATGTGGGTCAGTGAGGTctggaggagggaaaaaagcaaagttaGAAGATGATTAAATTTtaccaaagaaaaaatatgattaGATAGAAGCAGTATGTGTGAACTCTTAAGGAACGGGAGGAAAAAATTCAGAAAGCCTTGTGAAAAAGCAGACTAGTTGCTGTCCTGTCATATGCTTAAGTGAGAATCTCCTTgtaccaagaaaaaaaggaagtgctGCGGGGCAAGGTAGTGTAATTTGTTTTGtggctttcttttccccccacagtTCTGCTGGTTTCTTAAGAGATGACAAGCATAAAAACCACATCATTACATAGCCTTTTTCTTCAGACAGTGAGCTCCCACATGAATAGGGGATGATTTATGAATTCATTCCCAATGGTAAATTATTGAAGAGCACTCATTAAACATGAATTAGATAGCTAGAAGATGAGTGAACTACTAATCATGTAATGTATTCACTGACTTGTCACCAATAATTGATGCAATCATTCAGCAACATCTAGTCAAGGTTAAGAGGCCTGGTTCTGATACTGACAGCTGAGATAATCTCTAATCATGCAGATGGTGCCTTGACTTTAGAGGAAGGCAGTTACACAACTGGCCTCAGAAGAAGCGAATGATCTATGCTGATAAAACTTAGGTCCATAATTTTTTGTTTCCCTCAAATCACCCTTGGTAGGACTCTATGCTATAAATAGTTCTGTTGCTAGCAATTATTGAGTGGATTGGAAGAGTTAAAGATCCAGATTCCCACATCACTGTGCCAAGTGAATCAACTTTGAATtg
Coding sequences within:
- the LOC140253629 gene encoding spexin prohormone 2-like, with the translated sequence MIEETDRSRGRMKTKAVVLFASVIFMVFLIVEIGCAPKGKAIVRNWGPQSILYLKGRYGRRYTSEEDERYYKLNLEDFSAFLKSNF